The bacterium genome segment TATCAACTCATTTTTTTCTCTCATCTCTTCTGTGTACTTACTGTTGTTGCTTGGCATGATGTTTAGACCTTCCAGTATTCTATGCATGTGGTATCATAACCCACTGTTTAATTTCCATACAAATCCAGAATCCATTGAGAAACATTATATAGATACTTACAATCTAAAATTTTTGATTTAGCTGCTCTTTTGGATGAAAAATTTAGTCACCTCATCAACAGGTTTATTTGTTGTTATATAAATAATATCTTTGTTTGATTCAACTAATTGTAGCAAAGATTTCAATTTAACCATATCAACAATAAAATATATTTCACTATATAGTTTTTTTTGATTCTTCTTTGATATATCGTATACATTAGTACACAAATATATAAATCCATTGATGAGTATAATTTGTTTAATTTCTCGAATATGTGTCTGTCTAATAATCTTCATAAAATATCTAATAAAGATATAATTATCTTTAATGTAGATATCTGAGAATAAAAATTTTCTTCCGTAACTAATGAAAAAAGTAATTAGTATAAAATAAATCGCAAGACCACCATATGTCAATAATCTAGCAGTGCTATTGTTGCCGCATTTCTGAATGAAAAAATCAAATATTATATAAAACAGTATTGGCAAAATTAACATTGAAATCACTAATAACTTTCCAATTGTAAAACCCTTCTTAAAATTTTCCATGTCAAACTCCTTCATATCTTGAAATATTAGTGATTTCTAACCAATGTTGAGATCCCATCATATAGTATTGCTCCTTGGGTGCTCAAGTATCCATAGTAACTAATGTCGCTATATATATTTAAAGATGGATTTCCTGCTGTAAGCCCCCCAAGTATTGACATTGCTAATCCTACACCTGAAATTTGACTATCTAGTAAATAAGACTGCCCAATATATGATCCTCCATAAAGTAATGCATTGCTACCCATTTTAATACCGGCATTTATTGCTGCATTCGTAGAATAAGAAATGCCACTAATAACTCCAGAAAATGCCCCTGTAACTGTGCCAAATGCAAAACCATTCGCAAAGGAACTCCCAACATCATTCCAAGAAAAATTATTAGATGCAAATCCAATTACAGAAGTACCGGTAGCTGCGGCAACCC includes the following:
- a CDS encoding RHS repeat-associated core domain-containing protein: YLNSRYYDANIGRFINADGLLGSFGDSQTTNMYAYCANNPVMNIDPFGMSWWSELNPGYKVLIGVGVILALGVLTVISAGGLTGAMAAFYAVGSASGTVTLTSVLATATVNAIVGGFITGVAAATGTSVIGFASNNFSWNDVGSSFANGFAFGTVTGAFSGVISGISYSTNAAINAGIKMGSNALLYGGSYIGQSYLLDSQISGVGLAMSILGGLTAGNPSLNIYSDISYYGYLSTQGAILYDGISTLVRNH